In the genome of Bacteroidota bacterium, the window AAACCTCCATAATACAGCTTAAAATTAAATTTAGCAATAAATGTTAATAATCACTAAAAATATATCAGCAAAAATAAAGAAAATTATCCTTTTCTAAAATCAGCATTTTAGTGCCTATGCACTTCTTTAAATTTTCTTACCTTTGAAAAAAAATATTTATGGATAATTCAGCCGAAATTCTTTATCAAACAATTCATAATATCACAGATATTTGCTACAAAAAAGATGTTCATTTTGCTGTACTTTCTCCGGGATCAAGGTCTGCTCCTTTGGCTTTAAGTTTTATTAGGAACAAAAATATCAAACATTTTATTATTAATGACGAACGTTCTGCAGGATACTTTGCTTTGGGACTTGCACAGCAAACAAAAAAAACCGTAGTACTAGTTTGCACCTCAGGAACAGCCGCTTTAAATTATGCACCGGCAGTTGCCGAAGCGTATTTTCAAAAAATACCACTATTGATTTTTACAGCCGACAGACCTCCTGAATCAATTGAGCAGCAAGGAAATCAGACTATACATCAATACAAGCTTTATGAACCTAATGTTTTAAAAAGTTTTCAGTTGAACATTTCTTATAATGATAAAAATGCTGAGGATGAAGCTTACAGAATAGTATCGGAATCAATAAATATTTCACAATATCCACAAAAAGGTGCTGTTCATATAAATGTACCAATGCGTGAACCACTTTATCTGAAAAATATTCCGCAACGACAAGATCAAAATCCAAAAGTTATTGATTTGCTTAAACCAGACTTAAAAATCCCAAGAGCTACACAAAAGAAACTAATTGAAAAACTTATTACTCATAAAAAAATTCTTGTTGTTGCAGGTGTGTTTGAGCATAATACTACTTTTAAAAAGATTATTGATAAGCTTTTAGCTATTACAGATATTTGTTTTGTTCGTGATATTACATCAAATATTCCTGATTTAAAACATGCAATTATTCATCATGAGGAATTGCTAACGAATTATGAAGGAAATATTTCAGATATTCAACCTGATTTGTTGATTACTTTTGGTGGTCAAATCGTATCAAAACCTTTAAGAATATTCTTGCAGGAAAATAAAGCAAAAGAACACTGGCATATTGACGCTACTGCAAAATCCCCTGATACTTTTCAATCAATAACAAAAACCATTGCAATTCATCCTGAAGAATTTTTTAGAATTTTATTAAAAAATATAAAACTTTTTAAAACAAAATCATTTCACGGTTTTTATAAAAAATGGGAAAAGCTTGACGATAATGCTATTAAAAATGTAGAGCAAAAAATATCTTCGGATGATGAGCTTTATTTCATTTCAGAAATACTGAAAAAAATTCCTAAGAACTCAATTTTACAACTTGGAAATGGCTCTATTGTAAGGCAGGCAAGCTATTTGAGTTTTATTAAAAATAAATTTGCAAAAAGTATTGAAGTCTATTCCAATCGAGGTACATCAGGAATTGACGGATGTTTGAGTACAGCAATAGGAAGTGCTGTTTCTACGGACAAAATCGTTACTCTTATCATTGGTGATTTAAGTTTTTTTTACGATAGAAACGCTTTTTGGAATAAATATTTGCCAAAGAATTTAAAGCTAATTGTTATCAATAATCATGGTGGAGGAATATTCAGAAAAATGCAAGGACCACAATCTCAACCCGAACTTGACGAGTATTTTACAACACCTCATAAGTTAAGTATTAAAAAAATTACTGAGCAATACGAAATTGAATATTTCAAATGTACTAAGCCTTCAAAAATCAAAAAATCTTTGAGTGACTTTTACAATTACAACAAGAAAACTACTGTTTTGGAAATTGATATTGATGACGTGAAATAAAAATCCGAAAAGTTATTCTTCAATTAATTCTTGCCATTCTTTAGGAAAATTTTCTTTATTAATATGTACACCATTCTTTTCAAGTATTGAAAGAACTTTTACATAATCTTCTTTTTTACCTACCATTTTAAGAGGCTTGCGTGATATTTTTAATAATTGGTCTATAACACCTTTTCCGTTATCATCTTTCAAATGAACATTGGAACCGTTTTCTATTAAAATTTCTGCTACATCAATTTTTGCATTATTTACTGCCAACATTAGTGCGGTATTGCCATCTTTTCCATGAATATCTAAGTTGGTACCTTTTTCTACTAAAATTTTAACTGCATTTGTATTGCCTAATTTAGAAGCAATAATTAATGCAGAATTTCCTTCATTATTAATTCTGTTAACATCTGCATAATTATCAATCAAATGCGTTATCATTTTTGTTGAATTGTTTTTTGCAGCTATCATCAAAGCAGTATCAGCAGTTTCTACAATTTTTGCATT includes:
- the menD gene encoding 2-succinyl-5-enolpyruvyl-6-hydroxy-3-cyclohexene-1-carboxylic-acid synthase, with amino-acid sequence MDNSAEILYQTIHNITDICYKKDVHFAVLSPGSRSAPLALSFIRNKNIKHFIINDERSAGYFALGLAQQTKKTVVLVCTSGTAALNYAPAVAEAYFQKIPLLIFTADRPPESIEQQGNQTIHQYKLYEPNVLKSFQLNISYNDKNAEDEAYRIVSESINISQYPQKGAVHINVPMREPLYLKNIPQRQDQNPKVIDLLKPDLKIPRATQKKLIEKLITHKKILVVAGVFEHNTTFKKIIDKLLAITDICFVRDITSNIPDLKHAIIHHEELLTNYEGNISDIQPDLLITFGGQIVSKPLRIFLQENKAKEHWHIDATAKSPDTFQSITKTIAIHPEEFFRILLKNIKLFKTKSFHGFYKKWEKLDDNAIKNVEQKISSDDELYFISEILKKIPKNSILQLGNGSIVRQASYLSFIKNKFAKSIEVYSNRGTSGIDGCLSTAIGSAVSTDKIVTLIIGDLSFFYDRNAFWNKYLPKNLKLIVINNHGGGIFRKMQGPQSQPELDEYFTTPHKLSIKKITEQYEIEYFKCTKPSKIKKSLSDFYNYNKKTTVLEIDIDDVK